The Novosphingobium kaempferiae genome includes a window with the following:
- the acs gene encoding acetate--CoA ligase yields MAEAVYPVPAAWSRDALIDDARYQEMYAKSVADPEAFWAEEAKRIDWIKPFSVVKQTSFHEEDFGISWFTDGTLNLSANCLDRHLATRGDDIAIFWEPDSPDTPDRRITYRELHEQVSRFANLLKARGVKKGERVTIYLPMVPEAAVAMLACARIGAIHSIVFAGFSPDALANRIQDCDSRIVLTSDEGLRGGKKVPLKANVDEALKICPGVDSVIVLARTGADVPMVEGRDIAWAAAVAEQPAECAPEEMNAEDPLFILYTSGSTGKPKGVLHTTGGYSVWASMTHEYVFDYRPGQIYWCAADIGWVTGHSYVVYGPLMNGGTTVMFEGVPNYPDPSRFWQVVDKYSVEIFYGAPTALRALMREGDDWVKKTSRTSLRLLGSVGEPINPEAWAWYHEVVGEGRCPIVDTWWQTETGGVMISPLPGATALKPGSATRPMFGVQPRLLDNDGAQIEGSGDGCLVITDSWPGQMRTVWGDHERFFQTYFTTFKGSYFTGDGCRRDEDGYYWITGRIDDVINVSGHRMGTAEIESALVAHPKVAEAAVVGMPHEIKGQGIYAFVTCNAEVQPDEALRKELVAWVRHEIGPIATPDVIQFAPGLPKTRSGKIMRRILRKIGENDVSNLGDTSTLADPSVVDNLLANRPQPATA; encoded by the coding sequence ATGGCCGAGGCCGTCTATCCCGTTCCCGCCGCGTGGAGCCGGGATGCCCTGATCGACGACGCCCGCTATCAGGAGATGTACGCAAAGTCGGTCGCCGATCCCGAGGCATTCTGGGCGGAAGAAGCGAAGCGGATCGACTGGATCAAGCCGTTCAGCGTGGTCAAGCAGACGAGTTTCCATGAGGAGGACTTCGGCATTTCGTGGTTCACCGACGGAACGCTCAACCTTTCCGCCAACTGCCTCGACCGTCATCTAGCCACGCGCGGCGATGACATCGCGATCTTCTGGGAGCCGGACAGCCCCGATACCCCGGATCGCCGCATCACTTATCGCGAACTGCACGAACAGGTCTCCCGCTTCGCCAACCTGCTGAAAGCGCGCGGCGTGAAGAAGGGAGAGCGCGTCACCATCTATCTGCCGATGGTGCCCGAGGCTGCCGTGGCGATGCTGGCCTGCGCGCGCATCGGGGCGATCCATTCCATCGTCTTCGCCGGTTTCTCTCCCGATGCACTGGCGAACCGCATCCAGGACTGCGACAGCCGCATCGTCCTGACATCCGACGAGGGCCTGCGCGGCGGCAAGAAGGTGCCGCTCAAGGCCAATGTCGACGAGGCGCTGAAGATCTGCCCGGGTGTCGACAGCGTGATCGTGCTTGCCCGCACCGGCGCGGATGTGCCGATGGTCGAAGGCCGCGATATCGCCTGGGCCGCCGCCGTCGCCGAACAGCCTGCCGAATGCGCGCCCGAAGAGATGAACGCCGAGGATCCGCTGTTCATCCTCTACACCTCCGGTTCCACCGGCAAGCCCAAGGGCGTGCTGCACACTACCGGCGGCTATTCCGTCTGGGCCTCGATGACGCACGAATACGTCTTCGATTACCGCCCGGGCCAGATCTACTGGTGCGCCGCCGATATCGGCTGGGTCACGGGCCACTCCTACGTCGTCTACGGCCCGCTGATGAACGGCGGCACCACCGTGATGTTCGAAGGTGTGCCGAACTATCCCGATCCCAGCCGCTTCTGGCAGGTCGTCGACAAATACAGCGTCGAGATCTTCTACGGCGCCCCCACGGCCCTGCGCGCGCTGATGCGCGAGGGGGACGACTGGGTGAAGAAGACCAGCCGCACGTCGCTGCGGCTGCTCGGTTCGGTCGGCGAACCCATCAATCCAGAGGCATGGGCCTGGTATCACGAAGTCGTGGGCGAGGGGCGTTGTCCCATCGTCGATACCTGGTGGCAGACCGAGACGGGCGGCGTCATGATATCGCCGCTGCCCGGCGCCACCGCGCTCAAGCCCGGCTCCGCCACGCGCCCGATGTTCGGCGTGCAGCCCAGACTGCTCGACAACGACGGAGCGCAGATCGAAGGCTCGGGCGACGGCTGCCTCGTCATCACCGACAGCTGGCCCGGCCAGATGCGCACCGTCTGGGGCGATCACGAGCGCTTCTTCCAGACCTATTTCACCACCTTCAAGGGCAGCTACTTCACCGGCGACGGGTGCCGCCGCGACGAGGACGGCTACTACTGGATCACCGGTCGCATCGACGACGTGATCAACGTATCGGGCCACCGCATGGGTACGGCGGAGATCGAAAGTGCACTCGTCGCCCATCCCAAGGTCGCCGAAGCGGCGGTCGTCGGCATGCCGCACGAGATCAAGGGGCAGGGCATCTACGCCTTCGTCACCTGCAATGCCGAGGTCCAGCCCGACGAGGCGCTGCGCAAGGAATTGGTCGCCTGGGTCCGCCACGAGATCGGCCCGATCGCCACGCCCGACGTAATCCAGTTCGCCCCGGGCCTGCCCAAGACCCGTTCGGGCAAGATCATGCGCCGCATCCTGCGCAAGATCGGCGAGAACGACGTCTCGAACCTCGGCGACACGTCGACGCTGGCCGATCCTTCGGTAGTGGACAATCTGCTCGCCAACCGACCGCAACCCGCAACCGCGTGA
- the lpdA gene encoding dihydrolipoyl dehydrogenase yields the protein MADTYDVIVLGSGPGGYVAAIRSAQLGLKTAIVERELLGGICLNWGCIPTKALLRSAEVLHHMKHAKDYGLAAENITADLDAIVKRSRGVAKQLNQGVTHLMKKNKITVHMGTGKLVAPGKLEVTGDKGTETLSAKHIIIATGARARELPGAKSDGNRIWTYRHAMTPKETPTKLLVLGSGAIGIEFASFYNDLGVDVTVVEMMDRIVPVEDKDVSTFLEKALTKQGMKILTGAKASDVKASDKGVSVKITPKGGKEETQEFSHVIVAIGIVPNVENIGLEELKIEPDEKFFVKVDDYGRTNVPGVWAIGDCVKGPWLAHKASHEGVTTAESIAKELGNKEVHPHPLDRRNIPGCTYCHPQIASVGLTEAKAKEEGYEVKAGTFPFIGNGKAIALGEPEGFVKTVFDAKTGELLGAHMIGAEVTEMIQGYVVGKTLETTEQELMNTVFPHPTISETMHEATLAAYGRAIHI from the coding sequence GTGGCTGATACTTACGACGTCATCGTTCTCGGTTCCGGCCCCGGCGGCTATGTCGCGGCGATCCGCAGCGCACAGCTGGGCCTCAAGACCGCCATCGTCGAGCGCGAACTGCTCGGCGGCATCTGCCTCAACTGGGGCTGCATCCCGACCAAGGCGCTGCTGCGCTCGGCCGAGGTGCTGCACCACATGAAGCACGCCAAGGACTACGGCCTGGCCGCAGAGAACATCACCGCCGACCTCGACGCCATCGTCAAGCGTTCGCGCGGCGTGGCCAAGCAACTCAATCAGGGCGTCACGCACCTGATGAAGAAGAACAAGATCACCGTCCACATGGGCACCGGCAAGCTCGTCGCGCCGGGCAAGCTGGAAGTGACCGGCGACAAGGGCACCGAGACCCTTTCGGCCAAGCACATCATCATCGCCACCGGCGCCCGTGCGCGCGAACTGCCCGGCGCCAAGTCGGACGGTAACCGCATCTGGACCTATCGCCATGCGATGACTCCGAAGGAAACCCCGACCAAGCTGCTGGTCCTCGGTTCGGGCGCCATCGGCATCGAATTCGCGAGCTTCTACAACGACCTTGGCGTCGACGTGACGGTCGTGGAGATGATGGACCGCATCGTTCCGGTCGAGGACAAGGACGTCTCCACGTTCCTCGAAAAGGCGCTGACCAAGCAGGGGATGAAGATCCTCACCGGCGCCAAGGCGAGCGACGTCAAGGCTTCGGACAAGGGCGTCTCAGTCAAGATCACGCCCAAGGGCGGCAAGGAAGAGACGCAGGAATTCAGCCACGTCATCGTCGCCATCGGCATCGTGCCGAACGTCGAGAACATCGGCCTGGAAGAACTCAAGATCGAGCCGGACGAGAAGTTCTTCGTCAAGGTGGACGACTATGGCCGCACCAACGTGCCAGGCGTCTGGGCCATCGGCGACTGCGTGAAGGGCCCGTGGCTTGCCCATAAGGCCAGCCATGAAGGTGTCACCACCGCCGAATCGATCGCCAAGGAACTCGGCAACAAGGAGGTGCACCCGCACCCGCTCGACCGTCGCAATATCCCGGGCTGCACTTACTGCCACCCGCAGATCGCTTCGGTCGGCCTCACCGAAGCCAAGGCCAAGGAAGAGGGCTACGAGGTCAAGGCCGGCACCTTCCCGTTCATCGGCAACGGCAAGGCTATCGCGCTGGGCGAGCCGGAGGGCTTCGTGAAGACCGTGTTCGATGCCAAGACCGGCGAACTGCTCGGCGCGCACATGATCGGCGCGGAAGTGACCGAGATGATCCAGGGCTACGTGGTCGGCAAGACGCTGGAAACCACCGAGCAGGAACTCATGAACACCGTGTTCCCGCACCCGACGATTTCGGAGACGATGCATGAGGCGACGCTGGCCGCCTATGGTCGTGCGATCCACATCTGA
- a CDS encoding acyl-CoA thioesterase encodes MAEDYREPVIRITAMPADANAYGDIFGGWLMSLMDMGAGLIAARHSHGRAVTIAMDGMQFHKPVKIGDEVSVYGELRKVGRSSMTIAVEAWRRHRHEEEQVKVTEAVFTFVAIDDAGRPRAIEQES; translated from the coding sequence ATGGCGGAAGACTACCGCGAACCCGTCATCCGCATCACTGCCATGCCCGCCGATGCCAACGCCTATGGCGACATCTTCGGGGGCTGGCTGATGAGCCTGATGGACATGGGGGCGGGGCTGATCGCTGCGCGCCACTCGCATGGCCGTGCCGTGACCATCGCCATGGACGGGATGCAGTTCCACAAGCCGGTGAAGATCGGCGACGAGGTCAGCGTCTACGGTGAACTGCGCAAGGTGGGCCGTTCCTCGATGACCATCGCGGTCGAGGCATGGCGGCGTCACCGGCATGAAGAAGAACAGGTGAAAGTGACCGAGGCGGTCTTCACCTTCGTTGCGATAGACGACGCGGGCAGGCCCCGCGCAATCGAGCAGGAGAGCTAA
- a CDS encoding c-type cytochrome, with amino-acid sequence MTRAGFLILVTVAALLSGCADDRHEERMRAAGPNPTLDALLKVAEVDAGARKFRQCAACHRITEGAPDMGGPNLHGVYGQSMGRTSGRFGYTAALRNAGGRWDASTLDKWLANPAKLVPGTTMQFAGVPDPLDRADIIVYLRSQSGAP; translated from the coding sequence ATGACCAGAGCCGGATTTCTAATCCTCGTCACTGTTGCCGCGCTTCTTTCGGGATGCGCGGACGACAGGCATGAGGAGCGCATGCGCGCTGCAGGACCAAACCCGACACTCGATGCGCTGTTGAAGGTGGCGGAGGTCGATGCCGGGGCCCGCAAGTTCAGACAATGCGCAGCCTGCCACCGGATTACGGAAGGGGCGCCGGATATGGGAGGCCCCAATCTGCACGGCGTCTACGGGCAGTCCATGGGACGGACGAGCGGGCGCTTTGGCTATACCGCTGCACTGCGTAATGCAGGTGGTCGTTGGGATGCGAGCACGCTGGATAAATGGCTGGCGAACCCGGCCAAGCTCGTGCCAGGCACAACCATGCAGTTTGCTGGCGTTCCGGACCCGCTCGATCGCGCCGATATCATCGTCTATCTGCGCAGCCAGTCCGGGGCACCGTAA
- a CDS encoding PilZ domain-containing protein, with the protein MRDSPITGFSGDRMPRSARVGVSILCEVRQGTRPWQQARLEDLSPGGFRIARLPDARMEVPLRIRIPGLQLLSARICWIRDGAVGCEFTDSLHVAVFEHIVRAAS; encoded by the coding sequence ATGCGCGATTCCCCCATCACCGGCTTCAGCGGCGACCGTATGCCGCGCTCCGCACGAGTCGGTGTCTCGATCCTGTGCGAAGTGCGGCAAGGCACCCGTCCGTGGCAGCAGGCCCGGCTCGAAGACCTGTCACCCGGCGGCTTTCGCATCGCGCGCCTGCCCGATGCGCGCATGGAAGTGCCGCTGCGCATCCGCATTCCCGGCCTGCAACTGCTGAGCGCCCGTATCTGCTGGATCCGCGACGGCGCGGTCGGCTGCGAGTTCACCGACAGCCTCCACGTCGCCGTGTTCGAACACATCGTCCGCGCCGCCAGTTGA
- a CDS encoding GNAT family N-acetyltransferase, producing MPFWTVTLPTRSGIDLDVRPATEADGPALVDFFERVTDEDRRFRFLAAADHVCAEQLEPLVHADHFRTESWLGFNRASGQVVASGVLACDGPLDTAEIAISVCASHRGKGIGWAMLDYIADQAAARGCRRAIAIESRDNHAAIELEREKGFRPEPLEGDPTLVVLAKSFR from the coding sequence ATGCCGTTCTGGACAGTCACCCTCCCCACACGTTCGGGCATCGACCTCGACGTGCGTCCCGCAACCGAGGCGGACGGACCGGCGCTCGTCGATTTCTTCGAGCGCGTGACTGACGAGGACCGCCGTTTCCGCTTTCTCGCCGCCGCCGATCACGTCTGTGCGGAACAGCTTGAGCCGCTCGTCCATGCCGATCACTTCCGCACCGAATCGTGGCTCGGCTTCAACCGCGCGAGCGGACAGGTCGTCGCCTCGGGCGTGCTGGCTTGCGATGGGCCGCTCGATACGGCCGAGATCGCGATATCGGTCTGCGCGAGCCATCGCGGCAAGGGAATCGGCTGGGCAATGCTCGACTACATCGCCGATCAGGCTGCCGCGCGGGGCTGTCGCCGAGCCATCGCAATCGAGAGCCGCGACAACCATGCGGCCATTGAACTGGAGCGTGAAAAGGGCTTCCGGCCCGAACCGCTGGAAGGCGATCCGACGCTGGTGGTGCTCGCAAAATCGTTCCGCTGA
- a CDS encoding acyl-CoA thioesterase: MDAEAGDLVIRVTAMPTDLNPYGGVFGGWLMSQLALGAASLVTRRTGHKAVVVGATDFTFPGVMVVGDELNVYAKVQRTGRTSMTIATRGFGRARASEQEVEVATGLFTFVTLDENDRPRAVTPASEIV, translated from the coding sequence ATGGACGCTGAGGCCGGAGATCTGGTCATTCGCGTTACCGCGATGCCCACCGACCTCAACCCCTATGGCGGCGTCTTCGGGGGCTGGCTGATGAGCCAGCTTGCCCTTGGCGCCGCCTCGCTGGTCACTCGCCGCACCGGCCACAAGGCCGTGGTGGTGGGGGCGACCGACTTCACCTTTCCCGGCGTCATGGTCGTGGGCGACGAGCTAAACGTCTATGCGAAAGTGCAGCGCACCGGCCGCACCTCGATGACGATCGCCACGCGCGGCTTCGGCCGGGCGCGGGCGAGCGAGCAGGAGGTGGAGGTTGCGACCGGCCTGTTCACTTTCGTGACGCTGGACGAGAACGACAGGCCGCGGGCCGTAACCCCGGCCTCGGAGATTGTGTGA
- a CDS encoding pyruvate dehydrogenase complex dihydrolipoamide acetyltransferase: MPIEIKMPALSPTMEEGKLAKWLVKEGDTVSSGDIMAEIETDKATMEFEAVDEGVIGKITVAEGTEGVKVGTVIAILAGEGEDASSVEAPKADAPKAAAPKEEAPKAEAAPTPTPAAAPKAAASGDRVVASPLAKRIADAKGVDLSGVTGSGPNGRIVKADVEAAQGGAAKKAAPAPAASAPVAAPAAATSSVEMADETRALLDARVPHTVEKLSGMRKTIARRLTQSMQEAPHIYLTVDVQLDKLMALRSQINATLEKQGVKVSVNDMLVKALGMALIAVPECNVTFAGNEIIKYERADVSVAVSIPNGLITPIVTGANEKSFSAIAKATKDLGTRAKEGKLKPEEYQGGTASISNMGMMGIKQFTAVINPPQSTILAIGAGDKRPWVMPDGSLGVATIMTATGSFDHRAVDGADGARLMAAFREFVENPLAMIA, encoded by the coding sequence ATGCCCATCGAGATCAAGATGCCCGCCCTTTCCCCCACGATGGAAGAGGGCAAGCTGGCCAAATGGCTGGTGAAGGAAGGCGACACCGTTTCCTCCGGCGACATCATGGCCGAGATCGAGACTGACAAGGCGACCATGGAATTCGAAGCCGTCGACGAAGGCGTGATCGGCAAGATCACCGTCGCCGAAGGCACCGAAGGCGTCAAGGTCGGCACCGTGATCGCCATCCTCGCCGGTGAAGGCGAAGATGCGTCCTCGGTCGAGGCTCCCAAGGCCGATGCGCCGAAGGCTGCCGCGCCCAAGGAAGAAGCTCCGAAGGCAGAGGCTGCTCCGACGCCCACTCCCGCAGCGGCTCCGAAGGCCGCGGCTTCGGGTGATCGCGTCGTCGCATCGCCGCTCGCCAAGCGCATCGCCGATGCCAAGGGCGTCGACCTGTCGGGCGTGACCGGCTCGGGTCCGAACGGCCGTATCGTCAAGGCCGACGTCGAGGCCGCGCAGGGTGGCGCCGCAAAGAAGGCCGCTCCGGCTCCCGCAGCTTCTGCTCCGGTCGCAGCGCCCGCTGCCGCGACTTCCTCGGTCGAGATGGCCGACGAGACCCGCGCCCTGCTCGACGCCCGCGTGCCGCACACGGTCGAGAAGCTTTCCGGGATGCGCAAGACCATCGCGCGGCGCCTTACCCAGTCGATGCAGGAAGCACCGCACATCTACCTCACCGTAGACGTGCAGCTCGACAAGCTGATGGCGCTGCGCTCGCAGATCAACGCCACGCTGGAGAAGCAGGGCGTCAAGGTTTCGGTCAACGACATGCTGGTCAAGGCCCTCGGCATGGCGCTGATCGCGGTGCCGGAATGCAACGTGACCTTCGCCGGTAACGAGATCATCAAGTACGAGCGCGCCGACGTTTCGGTCGCCGTGTCGATCCCGAACGGCCTCATCACCCCGATCGTCACCGGCGCGAACGAGAAGTCGTTCTCGGCCATCGCCAAGGCGACCAAGGATCTCGGCACGCGCGCCAAGGAAGGCAAGCTCAAGCCCGAGGAGTACCAGGGCGGCACCGCCTCCATCTCCAACATGGGCATGATGGGCATCAAGCAGTTCACGGCCGTCATCAACCCGCCGCAGTCGACCATCCTCGCCATTGGTGCAGGCGACAAGCGTCCCTGGGTCATGCCAGACGGGTCGCTGGGAGTGGCGACGATCATGACGGCAACGGGCAGCTTCGATCATCGTGCCGTGGACGGCGCCGATGGCGCACGCCTGATGGCCGCGTTCCGCGAGTTCGTCGAGAACCCGCTTGCGATGATCGCCTGA
- the rnr gene encoding ribonuclease R, with protein MPFKNRPASNRPTGNRPIKDRSVKDRPAPGLPTRKQILDFIQNSTEPAGKREISRHFGLKGNEKIQLKALLKDMAEEGLIDGKRTAFHKMGGLPKVTVLRVIDIDEGEAIAVPDTWQPEDATPPPRIRLVEKGRGSALKKGDRVLSRTEETGTGWRAFPMKKLELRSEQILGVVEIDGGGKPWLAPVDKRIRNSSPISDLGEAKAGELVLGVPIGRSARPSVKITEVLGEPLAPKSFSLIAIHKHGIPNHFIEEVLEEAQVSAKLPLSPDHREDLRHLPIVAIDPSDARDHDDAIWAQPDGQGGFDALVAIADVSFYVRPGGQIDREARRRGNSVYFPDRVVPMLPEVLSADVCSLRSGEDRAAMACHLKIDAEGKVVDWRFTRAIVRIDEVIAYEEAQARIDEGRAQEHLTNLWAAWKALATARANRDPLELELPERRVKLDEKGRITEIAIRERLDAHRVVEDFMIAANVAAAKALEAKVAPVVYRIHETPSREKLMALKDYLATFGKKLAMGQVITPSLFNRMLKDVTDETEKALIMEAVLRSQTQAYYGPANAGHFGLALASYAHFTSPIRRYADLLVHRALVDAYGLEQPKPKADIPALSGLSERDREDLGRVSDAISQAERRAMEAERETIDRYVAAWLASRVGEVFDTRITGVQKFGFFATIVGLGGDGLVPVSTLGDERFTYDDKAQVLVGDETGTTFSIGQILKLRLAEANPLTGALKYELPDGGGRIEPRGNAPALKHKGKHFVGQRGRPKNIRHQGRGKR; from the coding sequence ATGCCCTTTAAGAACCGTCCCGCAAGCAATCGGCCCACCGGCAACCGCCCGATAAAAGATCGTTCGGTAAAGGATCGTCCCGCTCCCGGCCTGCCTACTCGCAAGCAGATTCTCGACTTCATCCAGAACTCGACCGAACCGGCGGGCAAGCGTGAGATTTCGCGCCACTTCGGGCTCAAGGGCAATGAGAAGATCCAGCTCAAGGCGCTGCTCAAGGACATGGCCGAAGAGGGCCTGATCGACGGCAAGCGCACCGCCTTCCACAAGATGGGCGGCCTGCCCAAGGTCACCGTCCTGCGCGTGATCGACATCGACGAGGGCGAGGCGATCGCCGTTCCCGATACCTGGCAGCCCGAGGACGCCACGCCGCCGCCGCGCATCCGCCTGGTCGAGAAGGGCCGCGGGTCCGCGCTCAAGAAGGGCGACCGCGTGCTGTCGCGCACCGAGGAGACCGGCACCGGCTGGCGCGCCTTCCCGATGAAGAAGCTGGAACTGCGCTCCGAGCAGATTCTCGGGGTCGTTGAGATCGACGGCGGCGGCAAGCCCTGGCTCGCGCCCGTGGACAAGCGCATCCGCAATTCCTCGCCGATCTCGGACCTCGGCGAAGCCAAGGCGGGCGAACTGGTGCTGGGCGTGCCCATCGGCCGTTCGGCGCGGCCTTCGGTGAAGATCACGGAAGTGCTGGGGGAGCCGCTGGCGCCCAAGTCGTTCAGCCTGATCGCCATCCACAAGCACGGCATTCCCAACCACTTCATCGAGGAAGTGCTGGAAGAGGCGCAGGTTTCGGCCAAGCTGCCGCTCAGCCCCGACCATCGCGAAGATCTGCGCCACCTGCCGATCGTCGCCATCGATCCGTCCGACGCGCGCGACCACGACGACGCGATCTGGGCCCAGCCGGACGGCCAGGGCGGTTTCGACGCGCTCGTGGCCATCGCCGACGTGTCCTTCTACGTGCGCCCTGGCGGCCAGATCGACCGCGAGGCGCGGCGGCGCGGCAATTCGGTCTACTTCCCCGACCGCGTCGTGCCGATGCTGCCCGAAGTGCTGAGCGCCGACGTCTGCTCGCTGCGCTCGGGCGAGGACCGCGCGGCAATGGCCTGCCATCTCAAGATCGATGCCGAGGGCAAGGTCGTCGACTGGCGCTTCACCCGCGCCATCGTGCGCATCGACGAAGTGATCGCCTACGAGGAGGCGCAGGCGCGCATCGACGAGGGCCGGGCTCAGGAGCACCTGACGAACCTCTGGGCAGCTTGGAAGGCGCTGGCGACGGCGCGCGCGAACCGCGATCCGCTGGAACTGGAACTGCCCGAACGCCGGGTAAAGCTGGACGAGAAGGGCCGCATCACCGAGATCGCCATTCGCGAGCGGCTCGATGCGCACCGCGTGGTCGAGGACTTCATGATCGCCGCCAACGTCGCCGCGGCGAAGGCGCTGGAGGCCAAGGTCGCGCCCGTCGTCTACCGCATCCACGAGACGCCGAGCCGCGAGAAGCTGATGGCGCTCAAGGACTACCTCGCCACGTTCGGCAAGAAGCTGGCGATGGGGCAGGTCATCACGCCGAGCCTGTTCAACCGCATGCTCAAGGACGTGACTGACGAGACCGAGAAGGCGCTCATCATGGAAGCGGTCCTGCGCAGCCAGACGCAGGCGTACTACGGCCCTGCCAATGCCGGGCACTTCGGCCTGGCGCTGGCGTCCTATGCGCACTTCACTTCGCCGATCCGCCGCTACGCCGACCTTCTGGTCCACCGCGCGCTGGTCGATGCCTATGGACTGGAGCAGCCGAAGCCCAAGGCGGACATCCCGGCGCTGTCGGGCCTGTCCGAGCGTGATCGCGAAGACCTAGGCCGCGTCAGCGACGCCATCAGTCAGGCCGAACGCCGCGCCATGGAGGCCGAGCGCGAGACGATCGACCGCTACGTCGCCGCATGGCTGGCGAGCCGCGTGGGCGAGGTGTTCGACACGCGCATCACCGGCGTCCAGAAGTTCGGCTTCTTCGCCACTATCGTCGGCCTCGGCGGCGACGGTCTGGTCCCGGTCTCGACGCTGGGCGACGAGCGTTTCACCTATGACGATAAGGCGCAGGTGCTGGTCGGCGACGAGACGGGAACGACCTTCTCCATCGGCCAGATCCTCAAGCTGCGACTGGCAGAGGCGAACCCGCTGACGGGTGCGCTCAAGTACGAACTGCCCGACGGCGGCGGCCGGATCGAACCGCGTGGGAACGCTCCGGCGCTCAAGCACAAGGGCAAGCACTTCGTCGGCCAGCGCGGTCGACCGAAGAACATCCGGCATCAGGGGCGCGGCAAGCGGTAG
- a CDS encoding universal stress protein, with the protein MRIYLVIVDESEEALVALQFAARRAAKTDGALHLLALVPPQPFNAFAGVQATIEEEARARAETLVTAAAGNLLSQGAKMPVISVRMGEDIKVVRKYLEEHPEVSALVLGAAKEGGPGALVSHFTGVGMAHMTCPVFVVPGGLDAEAIERLS; encoded by the coding sequence ATGCGCATCTATCTGGTGATCGTCGACGAGAGCGAGGAAGCGCTCGTCGCCCTGCAGTTCGCGGCCCGCCGCGCGGCCAAGACCGACGGTGCGCTGCACCTTCTGGCGCTGGTCCCGCCGCAGCCCTTCAACGCCTTCGCCGGGGTTCAGGCAACCATCGAGGAAGAGGCGCGCGCGCGGGCGGAAACGCTGGTTACAGCGGCTGCCGGCAACCTTTTGTCGCAAGGCGCCAAGATGCCGGTCATCTCGGTGCGGATGGGCGAGGACATCAAGGTCGTGCGCAAATACCTTGAGGAACACCCCGAGGTTTCCGCGCTCGTCCTCGGCGCGGCGAAGGAAGGCGGGCCCGGCGCGCTGGTTTCGCACTTCACCGGGGTCGGCATGGCGCACATGACCTGCCCGGTGTTCGTGGTGCCCGGCGGGCTCGATGCGGAGGCCATCGAACGGCTCAGCTAG
- a CDS encoding DUF805 domain-containing protein: MLEAIKYNLANLTNFKGREGRSAFWFYVLFLAIIQIAISFLISIALTGPMMAEVFTSAQQGLSEIEIQKRMFERLTGMMRTSVWVSVAVTLVMMGLLVASFTRRLHDSDKPGWVAALTVVIQLAALGIQVASIDAVAQVMVIAQSGDMAKLQAAQGQLMLNGLLAWVPLVIVVIFGVWPSSDGVNRYGPEPDHF, encoded by the coding sequence ATGCTCGAAGCGATCAAGTACAACCTCGCCAACCTGACCAATTTCAAGGGGCGTGAGGGACGTTCGGCATTCTGGTTCTACGTGCTGTTCCTCGCGATCATCCAGATCGCGATCTCGTTCCTGATCTCGATCGCGCTGACCGGGCCGATGATGGCGGAAGTGTTCACGTCCGCGCAGCAGGGCCTCAGCGAGATCGAGATCCAGAAGCGCATGTTCGAGCGTCTCACCGGCATGATGCGCACTTCGGTGTGGGTGTCCGTGGCCGTGACGCTGGTGATGATGGGCCTGCTGGTCGCCTCGTTCACCCGGCGCCTGCACGATTCGGACAAGCCGGGCTGGGTGGCGGCGCTGACCGTGGTGATCCAGCTTGCGGCGCTTGGCATTCAGGTCGCGTCGATCGACGCGGTGGCACAGGTCATGGTCATTGCCCAGAGCGGCGACATGGCGAAGCTGCAGGCGGCGCAGGGGCAACTGATGCTCAACGGCCTGCTGGCATGGGTGCCGCTGGTGATCGTGGTCATCTTCGGCGTCTGGCCGTCGAGCGACGGCGTCAACCGTTATGGGCCGGAGCCCGATCACTTCTGA